From the Candidatus Zixiibacteriota bacterium genome, the window AGCGGTGACGGATTCTTTATTCACCTGCACCGCGGAGTTATATGCCGAGATGGCCCGGTTGAAGTTCTTTTCAAACCGGAATATCTCTGCGGCTCGAATGTAGTCGTCGTATGCCGTCTCGGCCTTCTTGAGCTTGGCCTGGACGTCGGCGCGAGCCAGGTAAGCCTCGGCGTAGCCAGGTTCCTGATCGATTGCCTTGGTGAAGTCGTCGATAGCGGTTGTGTGCTCCCCGGCTTTGACACTGGCCACACCGGAATAGTAGAAATCCTCGGCGGTGTATGTCTGTTCTTTCTGAGCCGTTTGCATAGGTTGCAATTGAGCTGTGAGCGTCTTTGTTTGCCCGCCTTTGAGCTCGACCACTCCGGACACTGGTGTGTAGCCGTCGGCCTCGACGACGTACTTGTGCTGGCCGGCTTTGATACGCGAGTAGGTCATATTACCTGCACCCATAACACTACCGTCAAGGATCAGTCGGGCCCCTTCGATATTTGCCTCTAAGGCCAGTTTGGCCAAGCTGGACCCGGACTTGGATTTGGCGGGTTTGGAAGCGCCCTGCTGGGCGGGGGGGGAGGGTTGGCGTGGCTTTGGTTTCGGCGTCGACTGGCTCTGTGCCACGGCGGACCTCTGGACCGGCGAAGAGGCGGACGTTGCCGGACTGCCGGCATTCTGTACGGAGGGCGCTAAGCTTATTGTAGATGTCTGGCCGGCGGCAACGGTGATGTATTCCTGGGCTACCACCTTACCGTCGATTTTGTATTCCATCTCATGCGACCCGCTGGGAATGTCACCGGACCGGAAAAAACCTTCGGGGTTTGACTTCACGGCGTGACCCAGTTCGGGAAAGCGTATGATCGCACCGTCGGCGAACGGCTCACCGGACTTATCGAGCACGATTCCAATCACCTCGCCGTTGCCGGTATCGCCGGTGGACAACATGGAGGACCCAATTAGAATCAGGGCTATGACAAACAGGCCGGCCACGGCTCCGATTATGAGGCCCGGCCGAATCTGCTTCGACTTCAGTTTATAGGCCCGTCCGTTTACCAGCACTTCGTCGTCGGGGTGCAGCTGTTGACTGCCGGTGATTTGAATATAATTGCGATAGAAGAACGCGATCCCACAACCTCGCCTGGCGATGGCCGGGCTTGACATTTCGGACAGGTTTTCCAGGACAACGGTCGGTTTTGATGGCTTCTCGGGCATGGGAGTATGTGGTCCACTCTCATGTTGGTTCACCGCTTCACCGTTACCAATCTTGCGTATGATCTCTTCCTTCTCACGATCACTCAAGTACAGACTGTCGTCGCCGGATTTGGCAGCTTGTCTGGGGTCTGGGTTAACACCGG encodes:
- a CDS encoding tetratricopeptide repeat protein, with product MNAEPKTTPTEPTEDLDFVVTEASGHDPEFVGGTSKFPTVTDDLDLQTTSDLVQDEANRPSEESTSNTMHEPHHGNTGQIGETDSPLPPTVDDPPAPPSNLGRAPKTPMANPELRSGPGVNPDPRQAAKSGDDSLYLSDREKEEIIRKIGNGEAVNQHESGPHTPMPEKPSKPTVVLENLSEMSSPAIARRGCGIAFFYRNYIQITGSQQLHPDDEVLVNGRAYKLKSKQIRPGLIIGAVAGLFVIALILIGSSMLSTGDTGNGEVIGIVLDKSGEPFADGAIIRFPELGHAVKSNPEGFFRSGDIPSGSHEMEYKIDGKVVAQEYITVAAGQTSTISLAPSVQNAGSPATSASSPVQRSAVAQSQSTPKPKPRQPSPPAQQGASKPAKSKSGSSLAKLALEANIEGARLILDGSVMGAGNMTYSRIKAGQHKYVVEADGYTPVSGVVELKGGQTKTLTAQLQPMQTAQKEQTYTAEDFYYSGVASVKAGEHTTAIDDFTKAIDQEPGYAEAYLARADVQAKLKKAETAYDDYIRAAEIFRFEKNFNRAISAYNSAVQVNKESVTAYLGRGELYLAKGQEIAAIADFDAAKGINKKNPAVHFGLGKARFLLDNHKKAIKHFKEARSLDENNPVVYQYLMLSYMALDNIKEVKKNFQRFAQVANQSEMERMVTDQKYTAVLHVVDEDR